One segment of Desulfosudis oleivorans Hxd3 DNA contains the following:
- a CDS encoding GNAT family N-acetyltransferase, with product MANYDISVEGSDFKDQWDQFVLNHPLGNFFLLYDWLEIVQWKTGFEFKPLVIRSGGNLSGIMPIFLKKYIGFTICMSPPPKVASPWMGPLIAATSDNQYRIEKQNQKTVEVLHDFLVNQVGCDYIRLNCVSGLDDVRPFKWKGYQCNPVYTYFLNISDKHEVFEKFDGRIRTGIRKALQNGLTYKHVDNNMALQVIKAVSERYKEQGLSFALNRELIDRLLTSRAGDFIETTGVFDNEGFVSGNILIKLNNRVHHWIGGIQPSRNQQGANELLHWSGIERYADEGVFEYEFMGANTKHLCDHKSKYNPELRVFYSCEWHNNKGKLVDWAGNLLKRKKVD from the coding sequence ATGGCAAACTATGACATCAGTGTTGAAGGTTCAGACTTTAAAGATCAATGGGATCAGTTTGTTCTGAATCACCCGTTGGGTAATTTTTTTCTTCTGTATGACTGGCTGGAAATTGTGCAGTGGAAAACAGGGTTTGAGTTCAAACCTCTGGTGATCCGGTCAGGGGGCAACTTGTCCGGGATCATGCCGATTTTTCTAAAAAAATATATTGGATTCACGATTTGCATGTCCCCACCTCCAAAAGTTGCTTCACCATGGATGGGACCTTTGATAGCGGCGACATCTGATAATCAGTACCGTATTGAAAAACAGAACCAGAAAACTGTCGAGGTATTACATGATTTTCTTGTGAATCAAGTGGGATGCGATTATATCCGGCTGAATTGTGTTTCGGGGTTGGATGATGTCCGCCCATTTAAGTGGAAAGGGTATCAGTGTAATCCGGTATACACGTATTTTTTGAATATTTCAGATAAACATGAAGTGTTTGAAAAATTTGACGGCAGGATCAGAACAGGAATCCGTAAGGCCCTGCAGAATGGATTGACGTATAAACATGTGGACAACAACATGGCCCTTCAGGTTATAAAAGCTGTATCTGAAAGATACAAAGAGCAGGGACTGTCTTTTGCCTTGAACCGGGAATTGATAGACAGGTTATTGACATCCCGGGCCGGTGATTTTATCGAAACAACCGGTGTGTTTGATAATGAAGGGTTCGTGTCAGGTAATATTCTGATAAAGCTTAACAACAGGGTGCACCACTGGATCGGCGGGATTCAACCCAGCCGAAATCAGCAGGGAGCCAATGAATTGCTCCATTGGTCAGGAATAGAACGATATGCGGACGAAGGGGTGTTTGAATATGAGTTCATGGGGGCCAATACCAAGCACCTGTGCGATCATAAATCAAAATATAATCCTGAACTGCGGGTTTTTTATTCATGTGAATGGCACAACAACAAAGGGAAACTGGTTGACTGGGCCGGCAATTTATTAAAAAGAAAAAAGGTTGATTGA
- a CDS encoding glycosyltransferase family 4 protein translates to MGGVANYYLSIKKHLGADYQYVYRGNVSREESGTSVPGRMVKDYVLFCRRTWSDTDVVVINSSLGVGGFFRDGLYVLLSPVHVRKVVFFHGWNLGFEKRIGASFGLKTWLNRTFLTADHIIVLSAGFKKKLRHWGYTGPISLGTTIVDEQLLEDVNFQRLSKERAENKNPTILYLGNISEAKGVRGVIQAYQLLFSRNGLKNLKCIMAGQGNMLEELKAQADSQNLDIQFPGYVREKQKTGVFKSAHVYVFPSAHGEGMPTSVLEAMAFGLPVITTRVSGISDFFEDGKMGLFLDTRDPEHIAKKIRYLLDRPELMHQMSEYNYNYAKEHFYAGKVADWFKSIIESVIHDDNE, encoded by the coding sequence ATGGGTGGGGTGGCCAATTATTATCTGTCGATAAAGAAACATTTAGGTGCTGATTATCAATATGTATATCGCGGAAATGTCAGCCGAGAAGAATCTGGAACTTCAGTCCCCGGGCGAATGGTGAAGGATTATGTTCTATTTTGCAGAAGAACATGGTCTGATACTGATGTGGTGGTTATCAATTCATCATTAGGCGTTGGTGGTTTTTTCCGGGATGGACTTTATGTTCTGTTATCACCGGTTCATGTGCGCAAGGTGGTTTTTTTCCATGGATGGAATCTTGGTTTTGAAAAAAGAATTGGTGCGTCTTTTGGGTTGAAAACCTGGTTGAACCGGACGTTTCTAACCGCCGATCATATTATTGTTTTGTCCGCCGGGTTCAAGAAAAAATTGCGGCATTGGGGTTACACAGGGCCGATTAGTCTTGGAACAACTATAGTCGATGAACAGTTGCTGGAGGATGTAAATTTTCAGCGTCTGTCAAAGGAGCGGGCTGAAAACAAAAATCCGACCATCCTGTATCTTGGCAACATCTCCGAGGCCAAAGGGGTCCGGGGAGTTATTCAGGCGTATCAGCTTTTGTTCAGCCGAAACGGATTGAAAAATTTGAAATGCATCATGGCAGGACAAGGCAACATGCTTGAAGAACTGAAGGCACAGGCCGATTCACAGAACCTTGATATCCAGTTTCCGGGATATGTCAGAGAAAAACAAAAGACAGGGGTATTCAAAAGTGCTCATGTCTATGTGTTTCCTTCTGCTCATGGCGAAGGGATGCCGACCTCGGTTCTAGAGGCCATGGCTTTTGGACTTCCGGTCATTACTACTCGAGTAAGTGGTATTTCAGATTTTTTTGAGGACGGTAAAATGGGCTTGTTTTTAGACACCCGTGATCCGGAGCATATTGCTAAAAAAATTCGTTATCTGCTGGACCGCCCTGAACTGATGCACCAGATGTCTGAGTACAATTACAATTATGCCAAGGAACATTTTTATGCTGGGAAGGTGGCAGATTGGTTCAAAAGCATAATTGAATCCGTGATCCATGATGATAATGAATAA
- a CDS encoding polysaccharide deacetylase family protein, which translates to MAELESKYDARSTLFFLHETIPFKPLKPGTWKLSVGRYSIREPEIGKLIRQLDAGGWEIGLHGSYRSFQDQSLLATEKKILEDMLGNQVTGIRQHYLNLDEPDTWMLQRKAGFTYDTSLGRTDTSGYKDGRTAPFVDEISGMNIIPLTIMECCLFKEVENNKQNALKRAVEWMDYSQKTATFFTILWHQHMLNEKEFPGYRWVYEEILKECRRRHARFWLCRDIDESLG; encoded by the coding sequence ATGGCTGAATTGGAATCCAAGTATGATGCCAGGTCCACGCTGTTTTTTCTTCATGAAACCATCCCTTTTAAACCATTGAAACCCGGTACATGGAAATTGTCTGTGGGGCGGTATTCCATACGGGAACCAGAGATCGGTAAATTGATCCGACAATTGGATGCCGGCGGATGGGAGATCGGCTTACACGGCAGCTACCGGTCGTTTCAGGATCAGTCATTGCTTGCAACGGAAAAAAAAATCCTGGAAGACATGCTGGGGAATCAAGTGACGGGAATCCGCCAGCACTACCTGAATCTGGATGAACCCGATACTTGGATGTTACAGAGAAAAGCCGGATTCACCTATGATACGAGCCTTGGCAGAACAGACACCAGCGGATACAAGGATGGACGGACCGCGCCTTTTGTTGATGAAATATCCGGTATGAACATCATTCCATTGACCATTATGGAGTGCTGCCTTTTCAAGGAAGTTGAAAATAATAAGCAAAACGCGCTGAAACGGGCAGTGGAATGGATGGATTATTCCCAGAAAACCGCTACCTTTTTTACCATTCTCTGGCACCAGCATATGCTCAATGAAAAAGAGTTTCCCGGTTACCGGTGGGTGTATGAGGAAATTTTAAAGGAATGCCGCCGAAGACATGCCAGGTTCTGGCTGTGCAGAGATATTGATGAGTCCCTGGGATGA
- a CDS encoding O-antigen ligase family protein — MEFTGGASASIHSGIIRVPVILLIAFFYVRKIKSDKLTCSIVFFLLYLLILVLFSSNIFRSLSTYTKFAISLSMIPIAFYNIDTQAGLKRLHISLLIGAGILQINYVLAQMFHFGEKAYSEDGFYLGATGVTMTYIFCYAIAVAPLTYALLKKDRSKLIATVMYGFAAIVTLITFRRGSILAMMVSFLILLYLSSSKYKKTLISLLIFIGIGFWGVYHWQEQRLQNLFEQRIVYSIEREFDEKAFGRVNETKEVWYEFFNKSLSHSLFGSELFNSVEYFNYWKQTGRTIHIDYNNILHGSGLIGLILFILIFWQMIKKFKLYETTLEHPILFPQLKMVFWATVATNLVLSLSTQLWYVTSYSIFGLLIGSTLRAAKSNIAIQNNKY, encoded by the coding sequence GTGGAATTTACAGGCGGAGCGAGCGCTTCAATTCATAGTGGGATTATCCGAGTGCCAGTTATTTTGCTAATTGCATTCTTTTATGTAAGAAAAATAAAGTCTGATAAATTAACATGTAGTATTGTCTTTTTTTTGCTTTATTTATTAATTTTAGTTTTATTTTCATCTAATATTTTTAGATCATTAAGCACATATACCAAATTTGCCATATCGCTATCTATGATTCCGATCGCTTTTTACAATATTGATACTCAGGCTGGATTAAAAAGACTTCATATCTCCCTTCTAATTGGAGCTGGTATCCTGCAAATTAACTATGTGTTAGCTCAAATGTTTCATTTTGGCGAAAAAGCCTATAGCGAAGATGGCTTTTACCTTGGCGCAACGGGGGTAACGATGACCTATATTTTTTGTTACGCCATTGCAGTTGCTCCATTGACCTATGCGCTTCTAAAAAAAGACAGGAGCAAATTGATAGCAACCGTCATGTATGGTTTTGCTGCAATTGTAACATTGATTACTTTTAGACGTGGTTCAATTTTGGCAATGATGGTGTCTTTTTTAATCTTGTTATATTTGAGTTCTTCCAAATATAAGAAAACTCTTATAAGTTTACTTATTTTCATTGGAATCGGCTTTTGGGGTGTTTACCACTGGCAAGAACAGAGACTTCAAAATTTGTTTGAACAAAGGATTGTTTATAGCATCGAAAGGGAATTTGACGAGAAAGCATTTGGACGGGTTAACGAAACTAAGGAAGTATGGTATGAGTTTTTTAATAAATCTTTGTCACACAGCTTATTCGGTTCCGAACTTTTTAACTCGGTGGAGTATTTTAATTACTGGAAGCAAACCGGAAGAACGATTCACATTGATTATAATAATATTCTTCATGGTTCCGGTTTAATCGGTTTAATTTTATTTATTTTAATTTTCTGGCAAATGATCAAAAAATTTAAACTCTATGAAACTACGTTAGAACATCCAATTTTATTCCCTCAGCTCAAAATGGTTTTTTGGGCAACAGTGGCTACAAACCTCGTGTTATCTCTTTCTACACAACTTTGGTATGTAACCAGTTATTCAATTTTTGGATTGCTCATAGGTTCGACGCTAAGGGCGGCTAAATCTAATATTGCCATTCAAAATAACAAATATTAA
- a CDS encoding sulfotransferase family protein yields MDKIDTKTRRLTLKVLSHISWPPGRLYQGVTIRDLVDSRTTDTGIVFIVGAPRTGTTLLYQVLTNMLDVGYLSNLSNLFYHSLFSGMVLHDKLYGDRPHNNFSSDNGRTKGWASPNESGKFWYQWYPKDVSCLTEEMLSGVDFSPMVNTIRNIQDRLKKPLVFKNQTNSQRVASLAKLFPDSVFIHTVRDPFPVADSIIEHRQRFLGSTDKWYSIKPDNYEQIKDLDFVEQVVRQIHGVDSMIDRAFQELDQDRWVRVRYEEICKNWPEVVEQVKGRLKRFGPVHGRKGASSPVIRMQDVPVETDMQKAIIESIRKVYG; encoded by the coding sequence ATGGATAAAATAGACACCAAAACCCGACGGCTGACACTCAAGGTGCTCAGCCATATTTCTTGGCCCCCAGGGAGATTGTATCAAGGGGTAACCATCAGGGATCTGGTCGATTCCCGCACTACCGACACCGGCATTGTTTTCATTGTGGGGGCTCCCCGGACGGGAACTACCCTTCTTTATCAGGTTTTGACCAATATGCTTGACGTCGGTTATCTTTCCAATCTCTCCAACCTGTTTTATCACTCCCTTTTCAGTGGGATGGTACTGCATGATAAACTATATGGCGACAGACCCCATAATAATTTTTCAAGTGACAACGGCCGGACAAAAGGGTGGGCCAGTCCTAATGAATCAGGCAAGTTCTGGTATCAGTGGTATCCCAAAGATGTCAGCTGTCTGACAGAGGAGATGTTGTCTGGTGTGGATTTTTCTCCTATGGTCAATACCATTAGGAACATTCAGGATCGATTGAAAAAACCCCTTGTTTTTAAGAACCAGACCAATAGTCAGAGAGTGGCCTCCCTGGCAAAACTGTTTCCGGACAGTGTTTTTATTCATACCGTACGTGATCCCTTTCCTGTTGCCGACTCCATCATTGAACACAGACAACGGTTTCTGGGATCGACTGACAAATGGTATTCTATCAAACCGGATAACTATGAGCAGATCAAAGATCTTGATTTTGTGGAACAGGTGGTTCGCCAGATTCATGGTGTGGACAGCATGATTGATCGGGCGTTTCAAGAGTTGGATCAGGATCGTTGGGTCAGAGTCCGGTATGAAGAGATTTGCAAAAACTGGCCGGAGGTGGTGGAGCAAGTAAAGGGCAGGCTGAAACGGTTCGGCCCGGTGCATGGGCGAAAGGGGGCCAGCTCCCCTGTAATAAGAATGCAGGATGTGCCTGTTGAAACTGACATGCAAAAAGCTATTATAGAAAGTATTCGGAAGGTTTATGGCTGA